The proteins below come from a single Oncorhynchus gorbuscha isolate QuinsamMale2020 ecotype Even-year linkage group LG12, OgorEven_v1.0, whole genome shotgun sequence genomic window:
- the LOC123990841 gene encoding cyclin-C-like has product MAGNFWQSSHYLQWVLDKQDLMKERQKDIKFMSEEDYWKLQIFFANVIQALGEHLKLRQQVIATATVYFKRFYARYSLKSIDPVLMAPTCVFLASKVEEFGVVSNTRLISAATSVLKTRFSYAFPKEFPYRMNHVLECEFYLLELMDCCLIVYHPYRPLLQYVQDMGQEDMLLPLAWRVVNDTYRTDLCLLYPPFMIALACLHVACVVQQKDARQWFAELSVDMEKILEIIRVILKLYDQWKNFDDRKEMAAVLNKMPKPKPPPNSDNDQSSSGNQNNSYIQS; this is encoded by the exons ATGGCTGGGAACTTCTGGCAGAGCTCGCATTA TCTGCAGTGGGTCCTGGACAAGCAGGACCTGATGAAGGAGCGTCAGAAGGACATCAAGTTCATGTCTGAGGAAGACTACTGGAAACTGCAGATCTTCTTTGCCAATG TGATCCAGGCACTGGGGGAACACCTGAAGCTCCGCCAGCAGGTCATTGCTACAGCAACCGTCTACTTCAAACGTTTCTATGCCAG GTACTCCCTGAAGAGTATAGACCCAGTGCTCATGGCTCCTACATGTGTGTTCCTTGCCTCCAAAGTGGAG GAATTCGGTGTTGTTTCAAACACTCGTCTGATCTCTGCAGCTACGTCTGTGT TAAAAACAAGATTTTCCTATGCCTTCCCAAAGGAGTTCCCTTACAGAATGAACCAT GTATTAGAATGTGAGTTCTACCTACTAGAGCTCATG GACTGCTGTTTGATAGTATACCACCCCTACAGACCCCTGCTGCAGTACGTGCAGGACATGGGGCAGGAGGACATGCTACTGCCATTGGCCTg GAGAGTAGTGAATGACACGTATAGGACAGACCTCTGTTTACTCTACCCTCCCTTCATGATCGCACTAG CATGTCTGCATGTTGCCTGTGTGGTGCAGCAGAAAGACGCCAGGCAGTGGTTTGCTGAGCTCTCTGTCGACATGGAGAAG ATCCTGGAGATCATCCGAGTCATCCTGAAGCTGTACGACCAGTGGAAGAATTTTGACGACAGGAAGGAAATGGCTGCAGTGCTCAACAAGATGCCTAAACCCAAGCCGCCTCCCAACAG TGACAATGACCAGAGCTCCAGTGGAAACCAGAATAACTCTTACATCCAGTCATAG
- the LOC123990840 gene encoding failed axon connections homolog, which yields MYWRVGFAWTRSFVVDLGRNQSFSFGLCGSNEQLSLYGYIIAYPLQDYGGIMPLLGSDSWWRKTLYLTGGALLAAAAYLLHELLAIRKEQELNSKDTIILHQFSRPKSGVPSLSPFCLKIETYLRMVDLPYQNYFDGKLSPQGKMPWIEYNQEQVSGTEFIIDFLEEKLGVSLNKNLSPPEKAVSQAVTKMVEEHFYWTIAYCQWVDNLEETQKMLAVSGPLSDLLKWILSHLTGSIVKREMYGHGIGRFTREEVYALMEKDMRTLATLLGDKKYLMGPKLSMVDATVFSHLAPAMWTLPGTRPEQLIKGELINLAIYCERIRRRFWPEWFVDLEDFCYDDTTEDDDSQSKLQDLGLYSRTDTFQDEASPPHTHTISPDSDLTGHSLCDSDMDTECSEMEQLKC from the exons atgtactgGCGCGTCGGGTTCGCCTGGACGCGATCGTTTGTGGTTGATCTTGGACGGAACCAGAGCTTCTCCTTCGGCTTGTGCGGCTCCAATGAGCAGCTCTCGTTGTATGGGTACATCATCGCCTACCCTCTGCAGGACTACGGCGGGATCATGCCGCTCCTTGGGTCAGACTCGTGGTGGCGGAAAACGCTCTATCTGACCGGGGGCGCTCTGCTTGCCGCCGCTGCCTATCTACTGCACGAGCTGCTCGCCATCAG GAAAGAACAGGAGCTGAACTCTAAAGATACCATCATCCTCCACCAGTTCTCCAGGCCAAAGAGTGgtgtcccatctctctcccccttctgccTCAAGATAGAGACCTACCTGCGCATGGTGGACCTGCCctaccag AACTACTTTGATGGGAAGCTGTCTCCCCAGGGGAAAATGCCATGGATAGAGTACAACCAGGAGCAGGTGTCTGGCACAGAGTTTATCATCGACTTCCTGGAGGAGAAGCTGGGCGTGAGCCTCAACAAGAACCTCAGTCCCCCGGAGAAGGCTGTGTCCCAGGCTGTCACCAAGATGGTGGAGGAACACTTCTACTG GACCATAGCGTACTGTCAGTGGGTGGACAACCTGGAGGAGACCCAGAAGATGCTGGCAGTGAGTGGGCCACTGAGTGACCTACTCAAGTGGATCCTGAGTCACCTGACTGGCAGCATCGTGAAGAGGGAGATGTACGGCCACGGGATTGGACGATTCACCAGGGAGGAGGTTTACGCTCTAATGGAGAAGGACATGCGGACGCTGGCCACCCTACTCG GTGATAAGAAGTACCTGATGGGTCCTAAGCTGTCTATGGTGGATGCCACTGTGTTCAGCCATCTAGCCCCTGCCATGTGGACACTGCCGGGCACAAGGCCAGAGCAACTCATCAAAG GCGAGCTGATTAACCTGGCCATTTACTGTGAGAGGATCCGCAGGCGCTTCTGGCCCGAGTGGTTCGTTGATCTGGAGGATTTCTGTTACGATGACACCACAGAGGACGACGACTCCCAGTCCAAACTCCAGGACCTGGGGCTCTACTCCCGTACAGACACCTTCCAGGACGAGGCCagccctcctcacacacacacaatctcaccaGACAGTGACCTCACGGGCCACTCGCTCTGCGACTCGGACATGGACACAGAGTGCTCTGAGATGGAGCAGCTCAAGTGTTGA
- the ngs gene encoding notochord granular surface, with protein sequence MSRSPERMSSYRRHFEGALASSSASYQVRVSSPSPTRRDVRHRSASYSRSGGTMGRRNPSSSRKSRMTSSVSMGALCFGMNKGLGPSLDLDAAAAENQEFMSTRTGERKEMVALNDRLAIYIEKVRTLEGQNKLLEAEIDALKNRYMKPSGLRQLYEGQLRELHRIAEQMRVQRDLAVAAKGAMAGQVEVLKVKYEEALEARKNAELEIEAFRPDVDRATSARIGLEKQLENLEVELAFLTRVHKEEIEELMQQIYVAVAKVDMTFALPDLSSALKQIQSQYDSIAARNLQEMDAWYKSKFQDLNNVTTKHVQSVRSVREEIASYKKDSLNLERELESMKTRNESLEVQIRDAVARHKKEEETLRERIEGLKLELMVMKEKIALLLREYQELLNVKMALEIEITTYRALIEGEDTRLSTMVQSMSLGGGRVAISASSTSASVSAASVSGYGAGLGRAPGIGYGGTKEAPGGAVISPESQTGSFEEQSVEMTERKTLLIRTVKTDDTYESDTQECTITISGAADDTDED encoded by the exons ATGAGTCGCAGCCCAGAAAGGATGTCTTCTTACCGTCGCCACTTCGAGGGCGCCCTTGCCTCCTCCTCTGCTTCCTACCAGGTGCGGGTTTCGAGCCCTTCACCGACCCGAAGGGATGTACGTCACCGCTCTGCCAGCTACAGTCGCAGCGGTGGAACCATGGGGAGGAGGAACCCCTCCAGCAGCCGTAAATCCCGTATGACCAG CAGTGTGAGTATGGGGGCCCTGTGCTTCGGAATGAACAAGGGCCTGGGGCCCAGCCTGGACCTGGATGCAGCTGCAGCGGAGAACCAAGAATTCATGAGCACCCGCACAGGCgagaggaaggagatggtggCCCTCAACGACCGCCTGGCTATCTACATTGAGAAG GTGCGTACTCTGGAGGGGCAGAACAAGTTGCTGGAGGCTGAGATTGATGCTCTGAAGAACCGCTATATGAAGCCGTCTGGGCTGAGACAGCTCTACGAGGGACAGCTGAGAGAGCTCCACCGGATCGCGGAGCAGATGAGAGTACAGAGG GACCTGGCTGTAGCGGCCAAGGGGGCCATGGCAGGACAGGTGGAGGTGCTCAAGGTCAAATATGAGGAGGCTCTGGAGGCCAGGAAGAATGCAGAGTTGGAGATCGAAGCCTTCCGCCCC GATGTGGATAGAGCCACCTCGGCCCGTATCGGCCTGGAGAAACAGCTGGAGAACCTGGAGGTGGAGCTGGCCTTCCTGACCAGAGTTCACAAAGAG GAAATTGAGGAACTGATGCAGCAGATATATGTGGCGGTGGCGAAGGTGGACATGACCTTTGCCCTTCCTGACCTCTCCTCCGCCCTTAAACAAATCCAGTCCCAGTACGACAGCATCGCTGCCAGAAACCTACAG GAGATGGACGCTTGGTACAAGTCAAAGTTCCAGGACCTGAACAATGTGACAACCAAACACGTTCAAAGTGTTCGAAGTGTGAGAGAGGAAATCGCAAGTTACAAGAAAGAT AGCTTAAACCTGGAGCGTGAGTTGGAGTCTATGAAAACGAGAAATGAGTCTCTGGAGGTTCAGATTCGTGATGCTGTGGCGAGAcacaagaaagaagaagagacactGCGT GAGCGTATTGAGGGGCTGAAGCTGGAGCTGATGGTGATGAAGGAGAAGATAGCTCTGCTGCTGAGAGAGTACCAGGAGCTGCTCAACGTCAAGATGGCCCTGGAGATTGAGATCACCACCTACAG GGCGCTGATCGAAGGCGAAGACACCCGTCTCAGCACCATGGTACAGAGCATGTCCCTGGGTGGAGGAAGAGTGGCCATCAGCGCTAGCTCCACCTCTGCCTCGGTTAGTGCCGCCTCTGTCAGCGGATACGGGGCCGGGCTGGGCAGAGCCCCTGGTATTGGATACGGAGGCACCAAAGAGGCCCCTGGCGGGGCGGTGATATCACCAGAGAGCCAGACGGGGAGCTTCGAGGAACAGTCAGTGGAGATGACTGAGCGGAAGACTCTTCTCATCAG AACAGTTAAGACAGATGACACGTATGAGAGTGACACACAGGAATGCACCATTACCATCTCTGGAGCTGCTGACGACACAGACGAGGACTAG